The following proteins are encoded in a genomic region of Montipora foliosa isolate CH-2021 chromosome 8, ASM3666993v2, whole genome shotgun sequence:
- the LOC138013345 gene encoding putative leucine-rich repeat-containing protein DDB_G0281931 codes for MHGNLSDIFAIPNITELFISGVKLTGTLPRVLPERLAHLVLPGNSISGNISNWKNFPSILNLANNQLKGDIPGDVLLKAADMIDLSQNDFESINEGKAWPDTARASSASYVSLAGNKKLAINFSSFMELFSKKGNFVDTPSILNVSFCDITSPLLANVLYMERLSTCDLSNNNFYGALPKFFTDFSFLTYFDVSSNNLTGSLPAGIQNMVSLQYLDISGNPSMRVGTSASSNVFKPDFLTMFKPPQAVNYTCPEGRLTFNNGRIRLDPTFYEYKYCVCDEGFYGGDGLCKKCMSGATCRRLAVGAADDLRPNIMEVSGGYWPSPDPSNATHLVKCKVPAACNPTDSCTCRLVTTPKDTNSSSGSRVLLSSLTTTCNHSCVCHPGNTDRFCSRCQEGFYKLGGLCFKCKKGDLTYYYIFIPIFTLSFLILLWLYFYFRLRPIKWFVVTAIHFLLMLIMMLLELLPAWLFKLNLVVFVLCMSNRGKAARSLISITVFYIQTMDFMVSSVNVWPKRVIKAQSYLSSYWNLYFPSLSCDLPSLFTPVGKFAFLLLLPAVCLAMVGVYFITMMIYNRFRPAERRMQIVHFKCRQIAFFCLSFSYFPIVKQSLSILRPCHRDQDVRYMPNSPWIECTSHSYSKLKALGVVSVVFYVIGFPLIVIFVLIRFFPKRRSMTPEEQEKLDVWLGPVYLPYKPKYRQYFEIFMLFRRLVLAIALSMISSSSTLQTFVVWLVLMTSAIIHLCLQPYDEVSINRCDPCEHKTNRKVIFERIFRENVFEPLVLLVLSMSFMVLRFSVLDSTYANIFVWLVMVINTCVLVTLLAGIVYRLVGKNEGRRNGSNDCSGENSYKSCPNAMESDDGSDEERRYLLPVNGHRGYYVGIGGI; via the coding sequence ATGCATGGAAACCTCAGTGACATATTCGCAATTCCCAACATAACAGAGTTGTTTATATCTGGAGTTAAACTAACCGGAACGTTGCCTCGTGTATTACCGGAAAGACTAGCACACCTAGTTTTACCTGGAAACAGCATTTCTGGGAATATATCAAACTGGAAAAATTTCCCAAGTATATTAAATCTTGCCAACAATCAACTAAAAGGGGATATTCCAGGCGATGTGCTGCTGAAGGCAGCCGATATGATCGATTTGTCACAAAACGACTTTGAGTCAATCAACGAAGGAAAAGCGTGGCCAGATACAGCCCGTGCTTCTTCTGCGTCTTACGTCTCTCTGGCAGGGAATAAAAAattggcaattaatttttcaagcttcatggaacttttttcaaaaaaaggaaactttgtTGATACCCCCTCAATTCTAAATGTAAGCTTTTGCGACATAACAAGTCCTCTACTCGCAAACGTGCTGTACATGGAAAGACTTTCCACTTGTGATTTAAGTAATAACAACTTTTATGGAGCTTTACCCAAATTTTTTACTGATTTTTCGTTTTTGACGTACTTTGACGTCTCCTCGAATAACTTGACAGGTAGCCTTCCAGCAGGAATTCAAAACATGGTTTCTCTCCAATATTTAGACATATCTGGAAATCCCTCTATGCGAGTTGGGACAAGCGCTTCATCCAACGTCTTTAAACCTGACTTTTTGACTATGTTCAAACCACCTCAAGCAGTCAACTATACGTGCCCTGAAGGACGACTCACGTTCAACAATGGACGCATTCGCTTAGATCCAACATTTTACGAATACAAATATTGCGTCTGCGACGAAGGTTTCTACGGAGGCGATGGTTTGTGCAAGAAATGTATGAGTGGTGCGACTTGCCGTCGACTTGCTGTCGGTGCAGCTGACGATCTGCGTCCAAACATCATGGAGGTATCGGGTGGCTACTGGCCATCACCAGATCCCAGCAATGCCACCCACCTTGTCAAGTGCAAGGTACCAGCTGCATGCAACCCTACAGATTCCTGTACTTGTCGTCTGGTCACAACACCAAAGGACACAAATTCCTCCTCCGGGAGCCGCGTATTATTGTCATCTCTGACCACGACGTGCAATCATTCTTGCGTCTGCCATCCAGGGAACACGGACAGGTTTTGCTCTCGCTGTCAAGAAGGGTTTTACAAACTTGGTGGACTGTGTTTCAAATGCAAAAAGGGCGATTTAACTTACTATTACATCTTTATTCCTATCTTTACTTTGTCTTTTCTCATTCTTCTCTGGTTGTACTTTTATTTTCGTCTTCGACCAATCAAATGGTTCGTTGTTACTGCAATTCATTTTCTACTCATGCTAATCATGATGCTTTTGGAGTTATTACCTGCGTGGCTTTTCAAGTTAAACCTGGTCGTTTTCGTGTTGTGTATGAGTAACCGAGGAAAGGCTGCTCGCTCCCTAATCAGCATAACGGTGTTTTACATCCAAACCATGGATTTCATGGTATCTAGTGTCAACGTGTGGCCTAAAAGAGTTATTAAGGCTCAAAGCTACTTGAGCAGTTATTGGAACCTATACTTTCCCTCTCTTTCTTGTGACCTGCCTTCTCTTTTCACTCCAGTCGGGAAGTTTGCCTTTCTGCTCCTACTTCCAGCGGTGTGCTTGGCCATGGTGGGTGTGTATTTCATCACGATGATGATTTACAATAGATTTCGTCCCGCTGAAAGGAGAATGCAAATTGTTCATTTCAAATGTCGCCAAATCGCCTTCTTTTGTCTTAGCTTCAGCTACTTTCCAATCGTGAAGCAGTCCCTGTCCATTCTACGTCCATGTCACAGAGATCAGGATGTTCGTTACATGCCCAACTCCCCTTGGATAGAATGCACTTCGCACTCTTACAgcaaactgaaagcccttggcGTTGTCTCAGTTGTGTTCTACGTGATTGGGTTTCCCTTGATTGTCATCTTTGTGCTGATTCGTTTCTTTCCAAAGAGAAGATCGATGACTCCTGAAGAGCAAGAGAAACTTGACGTGTGGCTTGGACCTGTCTATTTGCCGTACAAACCAAAGTATCGTCAGTACTTCGAGATCTTTATGCTTTTCCGCCGCCTGGTTCTCGCCATTGCGTTGTCGATGATTTCTTCGTCGTCCACCTTGCAAACGTTTGTAGTGTGGCTCGTTCTGATGACGTCAGCAATCATCCACTTGTGCCTCCAGCCGTATGACGAAGTCTCTATAAACAGATGCGATCCGTGCGAGCACAAGACCAACAGAAAAGTTATCTTCGAACGCATTTTCCGTGAGAATGTCTTTGAACCCTTGGTTTTACTCGTGTTGTCCATGTCTTTTATGGTGTTGAGGTTTTCAGTACTGGACAGTACCTATGCTAACATTTTCGTTTGGCTGGTGATGGTCATAAATACATGTGTTCTTGTGACTCTGCTAGCTGGTATAGTTTACCGTCTTGTTGGCAAAAATGAAGGCCGCAGGAATGGCAGTAACGATTGCAGCGGTGAAAATTCTTATAAAAGTTGCCCAAATGCAATGGAATCTGATGACGGCAGTGATGAAGAAAGAAGGTATTTGCTACCTGTCAACGGCCACCGGGGATACTACGTTGGCATAGGTGGTATTTAG